The Arachis ipaensis cultivar K30076 chromosome B07, Araip1.1, whole genome shotgun sequence genome includes a window with the following:
- the LOC107607105 gene encoding uncharacterized protein LOC107607105: protein MELSTLEGGSNSTLINSNEGNEELSVGEVVIQERSKMFFKLSYLEKSAEDYDEYDVNNNNNKILLPPHEFIARRLARSQISAFSVLEDVGRTLKVIDLSKVRNAVVTKTDFFKSL, encoded by the exons ATGGAGCTTTCAACCCTAGAAGGCGGATCGAATAGCACATTGATCAATTCAAATGAAGGCAATGAAGAATTGAGTGTGGGTGAAGTTGTTATTCAAGAGAGGTCTAAG ATGTTTTTTAAGTTGAGTTATTTGGAAAAATCTG CTGAAGATTATGATGAATATgatgttaataataataataataaaatattgctACCACCACATGAGTTTATTGCTAGGAGGCTAGCAAGGAGTCAAATATCAGCATTCTCAGTATTGGAAGATGTTGGAAGAACACTCAAAGTTATAGATCTTAGCAAAGTGAGGAATGCTGTTGTTACAAAAACTGATTTTTTTAAATCACTATGA